The Paraburkholderia hospita region GCGCACATCGTTCCAGCAGCTGTTGCACGTGTGATAGTTGATGACGCGGTACGGCGTGTCGAATTCGTTGGTGGGATGTGTGAAGCCGCTGATCATCACGACAGGCGTGTTCATCGTCCATGCAAGCCATGACAGGCCGCTGCTCAAGCCAACGAAAAACTCAGCATGCTTTAGCCAGCGCGCGCGTTCGGCAAGCGGTTGCTCGCCGGTGAAATCTTCGCAACCGTGGGGCAGGTGATTCCATACGACGCCGTTACCGTGCGTCGCTTTCTGATCGATGCAGATCACGCGGTAGCCACGCTGCTTGAGAAATTGCACGATCTCGCGCCAGCCGGTGGGGTTGTTCCAGTACTTGCATTGCGTGGTGCTTTGGGTCGCGATGCAGACGTACTTCTCGGGAATCGGGCGGCTCGCGTCGGGCAATGTGATCCTCGGACGCTCCTCTTGCGGATCGACGCCGAGAATGTAAGCGGCCGTACGATGCAGGCCGACCAGCCTGAAATCGCAGGGCTGATGCACATTCGCTTCGTCGGTGAAGAAGAGGCCGATGTTGTAGGTCGCGTAGTAGTCGTCGGGATTGACGGCGTTGGGCGTGACGAAGGTGATCGACGGGTAGGCGTCCCTGAACAGTGCGATCAGCGCTTCGCCCATCACACACGTCAACCGGCAGCGATGCTGCCGCTCGAACTTCGCGACATACGGAAACCAGCCGAGCGTGTCGCCAAGCGTGCCGACGGGGAGATGCACGAGCACGTTGCGATCGGTCAGATCGAGTCGATGCCGGAACACTTCCTTGCCTTGCGACCAGACTTCGATTTCGAACGGCACGTAGTACTTCTTGCTGCTGGCGACCGCGCCCGCCGCGAGTTGCGTTTCGAACAGGGGATTCGCGGTTGCGGTGTCGCGCAGCAGCACGCGCCATTCGCCGTTGCCTGCGGGGAGCGTGACGCGGCAGCCATCGTTGAAATCGAAGCGGATGCCGGCGGGCCCTTGCTGGGTCGGCACGGCCGTTGGTCTTTGAACGGGCTGGCCGCTCGAAGGCGTTGCTTGAGGGGCGGCCGTGTCGTTGTTCTTCGAGTTGGTTTGCGCGCTATCGGCGCTCTCTGTCACCGTGCATGACTGCGTCACTGCTGTCGACATATTCGAAATGAAAGTTAAACAACACGAGAACCCCAGCTATCCGGTCAAGAGCGCGCTTGCGCTTTATTCCAGATGTCGTGAAGCGAAAAAGGCGGGCCATGCACGATTGCCCAAATACTGGAAAAACCTTTGCCGCTGCCGCTGCTGGTCGTGAAGTGTTCTGGCTTCACGATCTTTTTATTGACCGCGGTGATATCGGCAGGTGAGCCTGAAAACTTTAATTGCGGTTTGTCATTGTGCAATCGGTGCAATGAGGGCTTATGAATTCTCTTTTCGTGCAATTTGGAAGCGCACGCATGTTTTGAGAAATCGGCGCAAGGGCATTGCTCTTAAGCTCGGCGATGCCCGAGCAAAGGAGTGGTGACATGTCGATTGAAAAGAAGTGTCCGTTCGAGCATACCGCCGGAAGCGGTACGTCGAACCATGACTGGTGGCCCGATCAGCTGAACCTGAAGATCCTTCACCAGCACTCGTCCTTGTCTGATCCGATGGACAAGCGCTTTAACTACGCGGAAGCATTCAAGAGCCTCGACCTCGAAGCGGTCAAGCGGGACTTGCGCGCGTTGATGACTGTTTCGCAGGACTGGTGGCCAGCTGACTTCGGTCACTACGGACCGCTGTTCGTACGCATGGCGTGGCACAGCGCGGGCACCTACCGCACGGGCGATGGCCGCGGCGGCGCGGGCTCGGGGCAGCAGCGCTTCGCGCCGCTCAATAGCTGGCCGGATAACGTCAATCTCGACAAGGCGCGCAGGCTGATCTGGCCGATCAAGCAGAAGTATGGCCGCAAGATTTCGTGGGCCGATCTGATCGTCTTGACGGGCACGGTCGCGCTGGAGTCGATGGGGTTCAAGGTCATCGGATTCGCGGGCGGCCGCGAGGATGCATGGGAACCGGACGAAGACATCTATTGGGGCTCCGAGCGCACCTGGCTGGGCGACGAGCGATACTCCGGCGACCGTCAACTCGAAGCGCCGCTCGCCGCTGTGCAGATGGGCCTGATCTACGTGAATCCCGAAGGTCCGAACGGCAATCCCGATCCTGCTGCGTCCGTGAGAGACATTCGCGAGACGTTTTCGCGCATGGCGATGAACGACGAAGAGACGGTCGCGCTGATCGCGGGCGGGCATACGACGGGCAAGACGCACGGCGCCGGTCCGTCGTCCGATCTCGGGCGCGAGCCGGAAGCCGCGGGTCTCGAAGAGCAGGGACTCGGCTGGAAGAATCGCTACGGCACGGGCAAGGGCGACGACACGACGACGAGCGGACTCGAAGTCATCTGGACAACGACGCCAACGCAGTGGAGCAGCAACTTCTTTGAGAACCTGTTCGGCTACGAGTGGGAACTGACGAAGAGTCCCGCTGGCGCACATCAGTGGACGCCGAAGGGCGGCGCGGGCGCGGGCACCGTTCCCGATCCGCACGATCCAGCGAAGCGCCGCTCGCCGTCGCTGCTGACCACGGATCTTGCGCTGCGCTTCGACGCGAACTACGAGAAGATCTCGCGTCGCTTCTACGACAATCCCGACGAGTTCGCCGATGCCTTCGCGCGCGCGTGGTTCAAGCTGACGCACCGTGACATGGGACCGCGCTCGCGCTATCTCGGCGCTGATGTGCCGAAAGAAACGTTCCTCTGGCAAGACCCTGTGCCTGCCGTCGATCATCCGCTCATCGATGGACACGATATCGATGCGCTCAAAGAGCGGATTCTGGCGACGGGGCTGAGCGTTTCACAGCTCGTGTCGACTGCATGGGCGTCGGCATCGACGTTTCGCGGCTCCGACAAGCGCGGTGGCGCGAACGGCGCGCGCATCCGGCTCGCGCCGCAAAACGGGTGGGAGGTGAATCAGCCGGCGCAGTTGTCGGAGGTGTTGGAGACGCTCGAATCCGTGCAACAGGCATTCAACGACGGCCGATCGGACGGGAAGAAGGTGTCCCTCGCCGATCTGATCGTACTGGCCGGTTGCGTGGGCGTCGAACAGGCGGCAAGCAACGCGGGCCATGGCGTGAGCGTGCCGTTCACGCCGGGACGCACCGACGCCAGCCAGGCTGAAACCGATGCACACTCGTTCGCAGTGCTCGAACCGCTCGCGGACGGCTTCCGGAATTATCTGCAGCGGCCATGCTCCGTTTCGGCTGAAGCGTTGCTGATCGACAAGGCGCAATTGCTGAAACTCACTGCGCCCGAAATGACAGTGCTAGTGGGCGGCATGCGCGTGCTCGATGCAAACGCGGGACACTCGCCGCATGGGGTCTTCACGAACCGGTCACAATCGCTGACCAACGACTTTTTCGTAAATCTGCTGGACATGGGCACCGAGTGGAAGCCAGTGACCGAGGCCGGCGACGTGTTTGGCGGACATGATCGCGTGACGGGCGAACTCAAATGGACGGGCACACGCGTCGATCTGATTTTCGGCTCGCATGCGCAGCTCAGGGCGTTGGCCGAAGTCTATGGAAGCACGGATTCGCAGGAGAAGTTCGTGCATGACTTCGTTGCGGCCTGGAACAAGGTGATGAACCTGGATCGCTTCGATATCGCGTGATGCTTCGGGGCGAGTATTGAACTTGCCTGAATTGAAGGCAAAGGCGGCCGGTCGAGAGCGACTGGCCGCCTTTTTTATTTTCAGTCGCGCACGGCGACGATGGCCTCGATTTCGACCGTGATGTTGTTCGGCAGCGAGCCCACGCCGACAGCCGAACGCGAGTGACGGCCGGCATCGCCGAATATTTCGACGAACAGGTCCGAGCAACCGTTTATCACGCGCGGATGCTCGGCAAATTCGGACGTTGCGTTGACCATGCCAAGCAATTTGATCACGCGCCGTACGCGCTGCAGATCGCCGAGTTCTGCATGCAACACGGCGAGCAGGTTCAGGCCGACGAGCTGCGCATGCCGATAGGCTTCATCGGCCGTGACCGTTGCGCCGACTTTGCCTGTCATCAGCTTGCCGGTTTCGTCGAGCGGTCCCTGGCCGGACAGAAACAGCAGGCCGCCCTCGCGCGTGCAGTGCATGAAGTTGCCGATGGGCGTCGGCACAGTGGGAAGCGTCAGGCCGCGCGCGCGCAGCCGCTCATAACAGTTCATCGGCAAGTCGAAAGCGAAAGAGTTCTTGAGGGAAGTTCAACGCGTCGTGCGGCGCTGTGCTGTCGGCAACAGCGTCGAGGTCAGCGCCAGCCAAGGCGGGTTTCGATGCGAGCCGCGACGCTCTGCACGGCCTGCGCGTAACGCTCGGTGCCTTGCTCCGCTTTCGCCTCGGGCATCACGATCGAAATGGTGAAGACGCATGCGCCCGAACGGTCCATCACGGGCGCCGCGAGACAGGCCACGGAGGCATCCGATTCGCCGATCTGGATCGACAGCCGCTCGTCGAGTGCTTGCCGTGCGTTGCGCGCGAGCACATCGGGGCGCGTTTCGGCGCGGCCAGTGGGCGAGGGCTGCGCGTATTGCCTGAAGAACGCCGTGCATTCGGCGGCGGGCAGATGTCCCGCGAGCAGTCGCCCGGACGCCGTCCAGTTCACCGGAACGCGGCTGCCGACGCGCGAGGTCACGCGGAAATGGCCTGGACCCTCGGCCATCTGCAGCACGACCATCATGCCTTCTTCAAGACCGCAAACCTGCACCGTCTCTTCGACTTCCGCCGACAGCCGCTGCATTTCCTCGTTGGCCACGGCGAGGTAGTCCAGTGAGCTCGCATACGCGAGTCCGTAACCATAGAGCCGCGAGCCGAGCCAGATTGCACCGTCGGCCGCGCGCGACAACAGGTTCTTCTCGACCATGTCGTTGATGATCGAGTAGACCGTCGACAGCGGCGCGTTCACGCGATGCGCGATTTCATATGCGGTGGCCGGTTTGCCGGCGTCCTGCAGCGCGTCGAGAATCTGCACCGCGCGATCGAGCGCGCCGGTGCGCGTGCGAGGCGCAGCAGCTTCGGCAGCGGGGCTCGCGTCGACGCGAGCCGGCGTCTGAGCAGCCGCAGTGGAACGGGGCGGTCGTGCCATGTAGTCCTCGGATAGGGATGTTTTTGTCCAGTTGACGCAAGGACATTGTATGTTAGACTCATCCACAATTACAACATATATTCCTTAATTAAGGAATGATGCTTTCGGAGGCGCTGGAATGGACATCCGCTCTCGATTAGGCTTACGCCCCGTCATCAACGTCTCGGGAACGATGACGGGTCTGGGCGCGTCCAGCGTCGGCGCAGCCGTGATCGACAGCGTCGCGGAGATCCTGCCGCAGTTCGTCGAAATCGACGATCTGCAGCGCAAGGCTTCGGCCGCGATCGCGCAGGCGTGCGGCAGCGAAAGCGGTTACGTGACGGCGTCGTGCTCGGCGGCCATCACGTTGAGCATCGCCGCCACCATGACAGGCGATGACCTCGGCCTGATCGAACGTTTGCCGGACACGACTGGACTGCGCAACGAAGTCGTCGTGCAGACAGGCCACCTCGTCAATTATGGCGCACCCGTCGACCAGGCGATCCGGCTCGCGGGCGCACGCGTCGTGCCCGTCGGCGCGGCGACGGAAGCGCATGACTATCAACTGGCATCGGCAATCGGCGAGCGCACTGCGGCCGCATTGTATGTCGTCTCGCATCACACCGTGCAATACGGCATGATCCCGCTCGAAGCATTCATCGAAGTCGCGCATGCGAAGGGCGTGCCCGTGATCGTCGATGCCGCGTCCGAGTATGACCTCACACGCTTCATCGCGGCGGGCGCCGACCTCGTGCTGTATTCGGCGCACAAGTTTCTGGGCGGGCCGACGGCGGGCATCGTCGCGGGGTCGAAGGCGCTGGTGCGCGCCGCGTATTTCCAGAACGGCGGCATTGGGCGCGGGATGAAGGTTGGCAAGGAAGGCATCGTCGGCGCCATCTCGGCGCTGGAGCAATGGCGCACCCGCGATCACGCTGCCATGCGCGCAACGGAGCGCAGCTCCCTGACGCTGTGGCGCGAAACGCTGAATCGTCAGACGGGCGTATGGGCGGAAATCGAGGCCGATCCAACCGGCAATCCGCTCGACCGCCTGAAGCTTCATATCGATCCGAATCAGGCGCGTATCACCGCATGGGATCTCGCCGACGCGCTGGCGCGTCCGCAAGTCGACGACGCGCCCGTGATCGTGCGCGACCACGAAGCCGAACTGAATTTCTTTTACCTCGATCCATGCAACCTGCACGCGGGTGAAGAGCAGGTCGTGCTCGCGCGGATCGTGGCCGAGCTTGAACGGGCGCTGGCGTCGCCCGAACCGATTGTCACGCCGTTTCACAAACGCGACGCGCGCCGGATTGCGGCGCGTCGCGCATGGCCGGATTGAACGAAATAAATAAACCGGCCGCGCTGAACTGATTCACCGCCAGTTTCAACGGTCATATTGGCCGATGCACCTTCTTCAAGGTGCTGCTTTGTCACGTCTGTTTAGGATACCTGAAGTCATTGGAGCAGCCATCAATCCATTGGCTTTTATTTCAACCAGAGGAAACCACGATGTATAAGAAGAAGATCGCCCGCTCAGCCATTGCTGTCGCTGTTGCCGGACTTGGCATGCAAGCGGCCCACGCGCAAAGCAGCGTCACGTTGTATGGCATCGTCGATGCGGGCTTTACGTACACGAACAACCAGAAGGGCGAGCACAACATCCAGGCGACGCAGGGCAACGTGCAGGGCTCGCGCTGGGGCCTGCTCGGCAGCGAAGATCTGGGCGGCGGCAACAAGGTGCTGTTCCGCCTTGAAAACGGCTTCAGCCTGGAGACGGGCGCGTTGGGCCAGGGCGGCCGTCTGTTCGGCCGCAGCGCATGGGTTGCGCTGCAAAACAGCAAGGCGGGCACGATTACGCTCGGCCGCCAGTACAACAGCGTGCAGGACTATCTGTCGAACCTGCAGGCCAACGGTGTCGGCGCATTGAGCCAGTATGGCAACGCGATCTACGACAACGACGACCTGAACAACACGTACCGCACCAGCAACGCAGTGAAGTACACGACGCCGACCATCGCCGGCTTCACCGCGAATGCCATGTACGCGTTCTCGAACACGGCGGGCGACTTCGCGAACAACCGCGCATGGAGCGTTGGCGCCGACTACGTGAACGGCCCGCTGCGCCTCGACGCGGCGTACTCGCTCACCAACCAGCCGGCGACCAATACGACGGGCGCCGCACCGTCCGACAACTACTACAGCACGAGCACGTCGATCATTAGCAACGTGAAGCGCAACCAGGTGTGGGGTGCCGGCGGTGCGTACACGATCGGGCCGGCCACGCTCGCGCTGCTGTACACGAACTCGCACTTCGACATCATCGCGGGCGGCAGCCTGCACTTCCAGAACTACGAAGCGATGCTGAAGTACCAGGCGACGCCCGCAACGCTCGTCACGCTCGGCTACATCTACACGCTGCAGAACAGCACGGCGGCGTCGGCGAAAAACGCGCACTACAACCAGGTCGCACTGGGCGGCGAGTACTTCCTGTCGAAGACGACCGACCTGTACCTGAACGGCATCTATCAGCGCGCGTCGGGCGCGAATGCGTGGGTTGAAGGCATTTCGAATCCGTCGAGCAATCAAGGCCAGTTCGTGACCGTGGCAGGCATCCGCCACAAGTTCTAAAGCACGGCATGGCAACAGGCACGAAAGCGCGCCATCGCAGCGTGCCGTGTCCTGTTGCCGATCACCTATATCAGGAGCAAACATGGCGACCGTCACCGGCAGTCTGCTACTCGTCTACGCATTGATCGCGATCGTCGCACTCGTCGTGCTGATCGCGCGCTTCAAACTGAATCCGTTCATCACGCTGATGGTGGTGTCCGTCGCGCTCGCGCTGGCCGTCGGCATGCCGATGACGTCGATTCTCAAGTCGTTCGAAACCGGGGTCGGCGGCACGCTCGGCCATATCGCGATCGTCGTCGGGCTCGGCACGATGCTTGGCAAGATGATGGCCGAGTCGGGCGGTGCCGAGCGCATCGCGCGCACGCTGATCGATCTGTTCGGGCCGAAGAACGTGCACTGGGCGATGATGTGTATCGCATTCCTGGTCGGCCTGCCCGTGTTCTTCGAAGTGGGCTTCGTGCTGCTGATCCCGATTGCGTTCAACGTTGCGCAACGCACAGGCACGTCGATGATTCGCGTCGGCATTCCGATGGTCGCGGGTCTGTCCGTCGTGCACGGCCTGATTCCGCCGCACCCGGCCGCGCTGCTGGCCGTTACCGCGTATGGCGCGGATATCGGCCACACGATTTTCTACGCGCTGATCGTCGGCATTCCGACGGCGGCCCTTGCCGGTCCGCTGTTTTCAAAACTGATTGAGCGCTTCGTGGTGCTGGAAGGCGTGAATCCGATGGCGCAGCAGTTCATCGAGCAGGATGCGAGGCGCGCCAATCAGGCCTTGCCGGGCTTCGGCATCACGCTGTTGACGGTGCTGTTGCCGGTGTTGCTGATGCTGGTCGGAAGCTGGGCCGATCTGATCGTGCCCGCGAAGACCACGGCCAACGACGTGCTGCATCTGATCGGCCACCCCGACATGGCGCTGCTGCTTGCCGTGCTGCTGAGCTTCTATACGTTCGGCACGACGCGCGGCTTCGGACGCGAGCAGATCCTGAAGTTCACCAACGAGTGTCTTGCGCCGACCGCGAGCATCACGCTGGTAGTGGGCGCGGGTGCAGGCTTCGGGCGCATTCTGATCGACAGCGGCGCGTCGAAGGCGATCGTCGATGTCGCGACGGGCGCGCATGTGCCGCTGCTGATCCTCGCATGGCTGGTGGCAGCGCTGATCCGCGTCGCAACGGGTTCGGCGACGGTCGCGATGGCGACGGCAGCGGGCATCATCGCGCCGATCGCGGCAGCGGCGGCATCGACGGCGACGGGCGTGCGCCCCGAGTTGCTGGTGCTGGCAACGGGCGCGGGCTCGCTGATTCTGTCGCACGTCAACGACGGCGGCTTCTGGCTCGTGAAAGAGTACTTCGGCATGAGCGTGCCGCAGACCTTCAAGACGTGGACGGTTTGCGAAACGATCATCTCCGTCACGGCGTTGCTGCTGACGTTGGGCGTCGCCGCTGTGGTGTGAGTTTCGCCGGGTGACGGCAGTCATCCGGATGCCATGAGCCGCCAGGGCTGGCGAGCGCATGCTTGCCAGCCTCAGATCGACAATCTCCTTCGTGCTTCCTCTCACGCTTCGCTGACTTTTGCGCTGTCGCGCACGCCGAAGCGGCCCAGCGCGCCATGCCAGGGACAGGAAGCCTTGTAAATAGGGTTCGCGCCCTTCACGCCGCAGGCCGCGCGCCCGTCACGAAGTACGCGTGAATGCCATGTGCGAAGCGGTTGAGCTGGGTTGCAAGCCCATGATTGGCCCGCGTCAGCGCGTTGTAGCCGAGCACGGCGGGAATCGCGACGAACAGCCCGAACGCCGTCATGATCAGCGACTCGCCCACGGGACCCGCGACGTGATCGATACTCGCCTGTCCCGTATGTCCGATGACGATCAGCGCATGATAAATGCCCCACACCGTGCCGAACAGGCCGACGAACGGCGCCGTGCTGCCGATCGACGCGAGTATCGTCAGACCCGCCTGCAGATGCGTGATGATGTCGTCCATCGTGTCTTTCAGGCAGCGTGTGACCCAGTCGGAGATGTCCATCGAATGTTGCAGATTCGACTGCGTGACCTGGTGATGTTCGACGGCTTCCTTGCCCGACAGCGCCAGCGCGAGCAGCACATTGCCTGAGTACGGCGAATCGTCGATACCGAGCTGGTGCAAGCCCGCTTCGAGGTTGCCGGCGTGCCAGAACGCGCGTTCCGTCGCGCGCGCGATCCGTGTGAGCCGCATCACGTTCCAGAGCTTGAGCACGATGACGGTCCACGAGAGCAACGACATCAGCAACAACGCGACGAGAATGGCGCGGGTCACGAAATCGCCTTGCTGCCAGACGTTTTCCAAGCCGTAGTGCTGCATGCCTGTTCTCCGTGATTGCGCTGTTGCGGGCTATATCGTAGCGCGAAGGACGCGAGTATTCAGCGCAGGCGCTGTGAGGTTCGATGGTTGCGGTCGTCGACAGGCAGGCGGGGACG contains the following coding sequences:
- a CDS encoding autotransporter strand-loop-strand O-heptosyltransferase, which translates into the protein MSTAVTQSCTVTESADSAQTNSKNNDTAAPQATPSSGQPVQRPTAVPTQQGPAGIRFDFNDGCRVTLPAGNGEWRVLLRDTATANPLFETQLAAGAVASSKKYYVPFEIEVWSQGKEVFRHRLDLTDRNVLVHLPVGTLGDTLGWFPYVAKFERQHRCRLTCVMGEALIALFRDAYPSITFVTPNAVNPDDYYATYNIGLFFTDEANVHQPCDFRLVGLHRTAAYILGVDPQEERPRITLPDASRPIPEKYVCIATQSTTQCKYWNNPTGWREIVQFLKQRGYRVICIDQKATHGNGVVWNHLPHGCEDFTGEQPLAERARWLKHAEFFVGLSSGLSWLAWTMNTPVVMISGFTHPTNEFDTPYRVINYHTCNSCWNDVRVQFDHQDFMWCPRHAGTSRQFECTRLITAEQVKNTISRIPAFNAQAVAAA
- the katG gene encoding catalase/peroxidase HPI, with protein sequence MSIEKKCPFEHTAGSGTSNHDWWPDQLNLKILHQHSSLSDPMDKRFNYAEAFKSLDLEAVKRDLRALMTVSQDWWPADFGHYGPLFVRMAWHSAGTYRTGDGRGGAGSGQQRFAPLNSWPDNVNLDKARRLIWPIKQKYGRKISWADLIVLTGTVALESMGFKVIGFAGGREDAWEPDEDIYWGSERTWLGDERYSGDRQLEAPLAAVQMGLIYVNPEGPNGNPDPAASVRDIRETFSRMAMNDEETVALIAGGHTTGKTHGAGPSSDLGREPEAAGLEEQGLGWKNRYGTGKGDDTTTSGLEVIWTTTPTQWSSNFFENLFGYEWELTKSPAGAHQWTPKGGAGAGTVPDPHDPAKRRSPSLLTTDLALRFDANYEKISRRFYDNPDEFADAFARAWFKLTHRDMGPRSRYLGADVPKETFLWQDPVPAVDHPLIDGHDIDALKERILATGLSVSQLVSTAWASASTFRGSDKRGGANGARIRLAPQNGWEVNQPAQLSEVLETLESVQQAFNDGRSDGKKVSLADLIVLAGCVGVEQAASNAGHGVSVPFTPGRTDASQAETDAHSFAVLEPLADGFRNYLQRPCSVSAEALLIDKAQLLKLTAPEMTVLVGGMRVLDANAGHSPHGVFTNRSQSLTNDFFVNLLDMGTEWKPVTEAGDVFGGHDRVTGELKWTGTRVDLIFGSHAQLRALAEVYGSTDSQEKFVHDFVAAWNKVMNLDRFDIA
- a CDS encoding RidA family protein, producing the protein MNCYERLRARGLTLPTVPTPIGNFMHCTREGGLLFLSGQGPLDETGKLMTGKVGATVTADEAYRHAQLVGLNLLAVLHAELGDLQRVRRVIKLLGMVNATSEFAEHPRVINGCSDLFVEIFGDAGRHSRSAVGVGSLPNNITVEIEAIVAVRD
- a CDS encoding IclR family transcriptional regulator, which translates into the protein MARPPRSTAAAQTPARVDASPAAEAAAPRTRTGALDRAVQILDALQDAGKPATAYEIAHRVNAPLSTVYSIINDMVEKNLLSRAADGAIWLGSRLYGYGLAYASSLDYLAVANEEMQRLSAEVEETVQVCGLEEGMMVVLQMAEGPGHFRVTSRVGSRVPVNWTASGRLLAGHLPAAECTAFFRQYAQPSPTGRAETRPDVLARNARQALDERLSIQIGESDASVACLAAPVMDRSGACVFTISIVMPEAKAEQGTERYAQAVQSVAARIETRLGWR
- a CDS encoding aminotransferase class V-fold PLP-dependent enzyme; the encoded protein is MDIRSRLGLRPVINVSGTMTGLGASSVGAAVIDSVAEILPQFVEIDDLQRKASAAIAQACGSESGYVTASCSAAITLSIAATMTGDDLGLIERLPDTTGLRNEVVVQTGHLVNYGAPVDQAIRLAGARVVPVGAATEAHDYQLASAIGERTAAALYVVSHHTVQYGMIPLEAFIEVAHAKGVPVIVDAASEYDLTRFIAAGADLVLYSAHKFLGGPTAGIVAGSKALVRAAYFQNGGIGRGMKVGKEGIVGAISALEQWRTRDHAAMRATERSSLTLWRETLNRQTGVWAEIEADPTGNPLDRLKLHIDPNQARITAWDLADALARPQVDDAPVIVRDHEAELNFFYLDPCNLHAGEEQVVLARIVAELERALASPEPIVTPFHKRDARRIAARRAWPD
- a CDS encoding porin; translated protein: MYKKKIARSAIAVAVAGLGMQAAHAQSSVTLYGIVDAGFTYTNNQKGEHNIQATQGNVQGSRWGLLGSEDLGGGNKVLFRLENGFSLETGALGQGGRLFGRSAWVALQNSKAGTITLGRQYNSVQDYLSNLQANGVGALSQYGNAIYDNDDLNNTYRTSNAVKYTTPTIAGFTANAMYAFSNTAGDFANNRAWSVGADYVNGPLRLDAAYSLTNQPATNTTGAAPSDNYYSTSTSIISNVKRNQVWGAGGAYTIGPATLALLYTNSHFDIIAGGSLHFQNYEAMLKYQATPATLVTLGYIYTLQNSTAASAKNAHYNQVALGGEYFLSKTTDLYLNGIYQRASGANAWVEGISNPSSNQGQFVTVAGIRHKF
- a CDS encoding GntT/GntP/DsdX family permease encodes the protein MATVTGSLLLVYALIAIVALVVLIARFKLNPFITLMVVSVALALAVGMPMTSILKSFETGVGGTLGHIAIVVGLGTMLGKMMAESGGAERIARTLIDLFGPKNVHWAMMCIAFLVGLPVFFEVGFVLLIPIAFNVAQRTGTSMIRVGIPMVAGLSVVHGLIPPHPAALLAVTAYGADIGHTIFYALIVGIPTAALAGPLFSKLIERFVVLEGVNPMAQQFIEQDARRANQALPGFGITLLTVLLPVLLMLVGSWADLIVPAKTTANDVLHLIGHPDMALLLAVLLSFYTFGTTRGFGREQILKFTNECLAPTASITLVVGAGAGFGRILIDSGASKAIVDVATGAHVPLLILAWLVAALIRVATGSATVAMATAAGIIAPIAAAAASTATGVRPELLVLATGAGSLILSHVNDGGFWLVKEYFGMSVPQTFKTWTVCETIISVTALLLTLGVAAVV
- a CDS encoding MotA/TolQ/ExbB proton channel family protein, with the translated sequence MQHYGLENVWQQGDFVTRAILVALLLMSLLSWTVIVLKLWNVMRLTRIARATERAFWHAGNLEAGLHQLGIDDSPYSGNVLLALALSGKEAVEHHQVTQSNLQHSMDISDWVTRCLKDTMDDIITHLQAGLTILASIGSTAPFVGLFGTVWGIYHALIVIGHTGQASIDHVAGPVGESLIMTAFGLFVAIPAVLGYNALTRANHGLATQLNRFAHGIHAYFVTGARPAA